One region of Limnospira fusiformis SAG 85.79 genomic DNA includes:
- a CDS encoding metallophosphoesterase family protein, translating to MSNRIYKPKRTLAIGDIHGCSVAFDTLIRAIKLQPNDQIITLGDYVDRGPDSKGIIDRLIDLHDRGQLIALRGNHEILMLRSRSLGWDAWYHWQASGGEETIASYGHNGGYKAINSIPEKHWYFLEKVCRNWWENRSHFFVHANVYPNLPLNKQPERMLFWQSFDHPSPHYSGKTMVCGHTTQKTGQPLNIGHAICIDTWVCGQGWLTCLDVNSGRIWQANQKGEKQTGWIDDFEIPYVPIRFRMRLNRR from the coding sequence ATGAGTAATAGGATTTACAAGCCTAAACGAACTTTGGCAATTGGTGATATTCACGGTTGTTCGGTGGCTTTTGATACCCTAATTAGGGCGATTAAACTGCAACCAAATGACCAGATTATCACCTTGGGTGACTATGTGGATCGCGGCCCAGACTCGAAGGGAATTATCGATCGCCTCATCGATTTACATGACCGAGGACAATTGATTGCTTTGCGGGGAAATCATGAAATTTTGATGTTGCGATCGCGTTCTTTGGGTTGGGATGCCTGGTATCATTGGCAGGCTTCTGGAGGGGAAGAAACTATCGCTTCTTATGGTCATAATGGCGGGTATAAGGCGATTAATTCTATCCCTGAAAAACACTGGTATTTTCTCGAAAAGGTGTGTCGAAATTGGTGGGAAAACCGATCGCATTTTTTTGTTCATGCTAATGTGTATCCCAATTTACCTTTAAATAAACAACCGGAAAGGATGCTATTTTGGCAATCATTTGATCATCCTTCTCCTCACTATTCTGGAAAAACTATGGTTTGCGGTCATACTACCCAAAAAACTGGTCAACCTCTTAATATTGGTCATGCTATCTGCATTGATACTTGGGTTTGTGGTCAGGGTTGGTTAACTTGTTTAGATGTCAATAGTGGCAGAATTTGGCAAGCTAATCAAAAGGGGGAAAAACAAACTGGCTGGATTGATGATTTTGAGATTCCCTACGTCCCGATTCGATTTAGGATGCGCCTAAATCGGCGTTAA
- a CDS encoding L,D-transpeptidase, with protein MKSSIPWRKLGLLVAGLSLGVTLLYGDSTPVQAQEFHNMIARRMLDLQQSSERWIQIDLTRQRLIAWEGNKAVYAVIVSTGKPSTPTRVGNFRVQTKYRSTRMTGPGYDVPDVPYTMYYDGGMAIHGAYWHNMFGTPVSHGCTNVAVDHARWLFEWASVGTPVIVHE; from the coding sequence ATGAAAAGTTCAATTCCATGGCGTAAGCTGGGACTATTGGTAGCGGGGCTGAGTCTAGGGGTAACACTGCTTTACGGGGACTCAACTCCGGTACAAGCCCAAGAATTTCATAACATGATAGCGCGGCGGATGTTGGATTTACAACAGTCTTCGGAACGTTGGATTCAAATTGATCTGACTCGCCAACGGTTGATCGCTTGGGAGGGAAATAAAGCCGTTTATGCGGTGATTGTTTCTACTGGAAAACCCTCAACTCCTACCCGTGTTGGTAATTTTAGGGTTCAAACTAAGTATCGTAGTACCCGTATGACTGGCCCTGGTTATGATGTGCCGGATGTTCCTTATACAATGTACTACGATGGCGGCATGGCAATTCATGGCGCTTATTGGCATAATATGTTTGGAACTCCAGTTAGCCACGGTTGCACAAATGTTGCTGTAGACCATGCTAGATGGCTGTTTGAGTGGGCATCAGTTGGCACACCTGTTATAGTACATGAGTAA
- a CDS encoding bifunctional 4-hydroxy-2-oxoglutarate aldolase/2-dehydro-3-deoxy-phosphogluconate aldolase — translation MENSDWLKQLKTHKAIAVIRPPSWELGLQMAGAVSRGGIRLIEITWNGEKAPEIISKLRSELPDCLIGTGTILTEQNLRDAVNCGAQFIFSPHINLSLIQLAQARTIPIIPGALSPTEIVTAWQNGASCVKVFPISAVGGVDYIKSLQGPLGQIPLIPTGGVTLNNAMKFIQGGAIAVGLSGDLFPKQAISQGNWQEITGRAQHLIDILNSGDKSENGDKSHDSEGVKFF, via the coding sequence ATGGAAAATAGCGATTGGTTAAAACAACTGAAAACCCATAAAGCGATCGCTGTAATTCGCCCCCCCAGTTGGGAACTAGGTTTACAAATGGCTGGGGCTGTTAGCCGGGGCGGTATTCGCTTAATTGAAATTACCTGGAATGGTGAAAAGGCACCGGAAATCATTAGTAAACTTAGGTCAGAGTTGCCGGATTGTTTAATTGGGACTGGCACAATTTTAACTGAGCAAAATTTACGGGATGCTGTCAATTGTGGCGCACAATTTATATTTTCTCCCCACATTAATTTATCATTAATTCAATTAGCACAAGCCAGGACAATTCCGATAATTCCGGGGGCTTTATCGCCGACGGAAATTGTGACTGCGTGGCAAAATGGGGCGAGTTGTGTTAAAGTTTTTCCGATTTCAGCGGTGGGAGGTGTTGATTATATTAAAAGTTTACAGGGTCCCCTAGGTCAAATACCCTTGATTCCTACTGGGGGAGTAACTTTAAACAATGCTATGAAGTTTATTCAAGGGGGGGCTATAGCGGTGGGATTATCAGGAGATTTATTCCCTAAACAGGCGATATCCCAGGGTAACTGGCAGGAAATTACTGGGCGCGCGCAACATTTAATAGATATCCTGAACTCTGGGGATAAATCAGAAAACGGGGACAAATCCCATGATTCAGAAGGGGTAAAATTCTTCTAA
- a CDS encoding glutathione S-transferase family protein has translation MAPTPTPTKKSGSPLPPGAIVRLGKFAWTTMWRLMMSKLAPRNSSGEYIRPESQFRHQVGTAAYPPEAGRYQLIVGWGCPWAHRTLVVRALKGLSSAISINIVSPSPDSGMWVFDQPEVEFNTLPEFYHNAKPGYQGRATVPLLWDTQQKAIVNNESAEIIVMLNSEFQQFAKYPDLDLYPPALKEAIDSWNEQIYQYVNNGVYRCGFAQTQTAYETACNQLFDTLDLIDKTLANSRYLCGDRITLADVRLFTTLFRFDTVYYSLFKCHRRRLVDYQNLYPYLRDIYQLPEVAETCNLEVIKRDYYGNLFPLNPGGIIPLGPDLELHQPHDRDRLTQTN, from the coding sequence ATGGCCCCCACTCCCACTCCCACCAAAAAAAGCGGTAGCCCCCTCCCCCCAGGGGCGATCGTCCGTTTAGGAAAGTTCGCCTGGACTACTATGTGGCGGTTGATGATGTCAAAGTTAGCCCCCCGTAATTCTTCTGGGGAATATATCCGCCCCGAAAGCCAATTTCGCCACCAGGTAGGGACAGCAGCCTATCCCCCAGAGGCGGGACGCTATCAGTTAATTGTGGGCTGGGGTTGTCCTTGGGCCCACAGAACCCTAGTTGTCCGGGCTTTAAAGGGGTTGTCCTCTGCGATATCCATAAATATCGTTTCTCCTTCCCCCGACTCGGGAATGTGGGTTTTTGACCAGCCAGAAGTCGAATTTAACACCCTACCTGAATTCTATCATAATGCTAAACCGGGTTATCAGGGGCGAGCTACTGTCCCCCTCTTGTGGGACACGCAGCAAAAGGCGATCGTCAATAATGAAAGCGCCGAAATTATTGTTATGTTAAATTCCGAGTTTCAGCAGTTCGCGAAATACCCCGATCTAGATTTATATCCTCCCGCCTTAAAAGAAGCGATCGACTCTTGGAATGAGCAAATTTATCAATATGTTAATAATGGTGTCTATCGCTGTGGTTTTGCCCAAACCCAGACCGCCTATGAAACCGCCTGTAATCAGCTATTTGATACCCTCGATTTAATCGACAAAACCCTAGCCAATTCCCGTTATTTATGTGGCGATCGCATTACCTTGGCAGATGTCCGATTATTTACCACCCTCTTTAGATTTGATACCGTTTATTATAGCCTGTTTAAATGCCACCGTCGCCGCCTAGTGGATTATCAAAATCTCTACCCCTATTTGCGCGATATATATCAACTTCCCGAAGTCGCCGAAACCTGCAACTTAGAAGTTATTAAACGAGACTATTACGGCAATTTATTTCCCCTCAACCCCGGCGGAATTATCCCCCTCGGTCCTGACCTGGAGCTACATCAACCCCATGACCGCGATCGTCTTACCCAAACTAATTAA
- a CDS encoding site-specific DNA-methyltransferase, with translation MAIGIPKKDKLLDDNQVELVYAHKKSYQEIINSDLVEYQSIYSHASPKRLYFGDNLDVLRLLATEPEICGSINLIYIDPPFATESHFLSRKQSKAYDDTLTGAMFVEFLRERLIWLHQLLSNHGSIYLHLDEKMIFHIKLIMDEIFGAENYRNMIVRQKCNPKNYTRRTYGKTADFILFYTKSDTYIWNQPKVPLSENSKKEYQYIEPETGRQFMKVPLHAPGVRHGETGKPWRGKMPPPGKHWQYPPKTLDEMDARGEIFWSKNGNPRRKVYLNEHSGVGVQDIWLEFRDAYNQNVKITGYPTEKNPDLLRRIIAASSNPGDLILDGFAGSGTSLAIADEMQRNWIGVDHSIEAFKTILNRFEHGIKPMGDFVKSSGSNSEEVYIQPTLFDQGASDQLDNRAKRLDNQDTKITDFSIFVPSPIPAQIEDIVKTWQGNG, from the coding sequence ATGGCAATTGGAATACCTAAAAAAGATAAATTGCTTGACGATAATCAAGTTGAGCTGGTCTATGCCCATAAAAAATCATACCAGGAAATTATTAATAGTGATTTAGTCGAATATCAAAGTATTTATTCTCATGCTTCACCTAAAAGGTTATACTTTGGCGATAATTTAGATGTTCTTCGTTTACTGGCTACGGAACCCGAAATATGCGGGAGTATTAATTTAATCTATATAGACCCACCCTTTGCAACAGAAAGCCATTTTTTGTCACGAAAACAGTCGAAGGCTTATGATGATACCTTAACGGGTGCTATGTTCGTGGAATTTTTACGAGAACGTCTGATATGGCTGCATCAATTACTGTCAAATCATGGCTCAATTTATTTACATCTTGATGAAAAGATGATTTTTCATATCAAGCTAATAATGGATGAAATTTTTGGTGCTGAAAACTATCGAAATATGATAGTCAGACAAAAATGCAATCCCAAAAATTATACTCGTAGAACTTATGGGAAAACCGCAGATTTTATATTATTTTATACCAAGTCAGATACATATATATGGAATCAACCCAAAGTCCCCTTGTCGGAAAATAGTAAAAAGGAGTATCAATATATTGAACCAGAAACTGGTCGTCAATTTATGAAGGTTCCACTCCATGCACCAGGTGTGCGTCATGGTGAAACTGGGAAGCCTTGGCGGGGTAAAATGCCGCCTCCGGGTAAACATTGGCAATATCCCCCAAAGACTCTGGATGAAATGGACGCACGAGGTGAAATATTCTGGTCTAAAAATGGTAATCCTAGAAGGAAGGTTTATCTCAATGAACATTCAGGGGTGGGAGTTCAGGATATTTGGCTAGAGTTCCGGGATGCTTATAATCAAAATGTTAAAATTACGGGATATCCAACTGAAAAAAATCCTGATTTATTGAGAAGAATAATTGCGGCTTCATCGAATCCAGGAGATTTGATACTTGATGGTTTTGCCGGTTCGGGGACAAGTTTGGCGATCGCTGATGAAATGCAACGTAATTGGATTGGTGTAGATCATAGTATAGAAGCGTTTAAGACAATTTTAAATCGATTTGAACATGGTATTAAACCTATGGGTGATTTTGTCAAAAGTAGTGGGAGTAATTCAGAGGAAGTTTATATACAACCAACATTATTTGACCAAGGCGCTTCTGACCAATTAGATAATCGGGCTAAAAGATTAGATAATCAGGACACTAAAATCACGGATTTCTCAATTTTTGTACCTAGCCCCATCCCCGCACAAATTGAGGATATTGTGAAGACATGGCAGGGTAATGGATAA
- the tnpA gene encoding IS200/IS605 family transposase has protein sequence MSKALRSFSHTVASIKIHIVFVTKYRHPVISGEIEEDMSELCRSICEKNDCLLEEAKADLGTNDHIHLLVDLALMVSISKLCNTMKTVTSREIRKRFVRQLKPYYGRPVFGKRGFSVVSAGCASLDVLKAYIEGQGYDD, from the coding sequence ATGTCAAAAGCTCTCAGGTCTTTCTCTCACACCGTTGCCAGCATCAAGATTCATATAGTGTTTGTCACCAAATACCGTCATCCCGTCATCTCTGGGGAGATAGAAGAGGACATGAGCGAACTTTGTCGGAGCATCTGCGAGAAGAATGATTGTCTCCTAGAAGAGGCGAAGGCAGATTTAGGGACTAATGACCATATTCATTTATTGGTTGACCTAGCTCTAATGGTCTCTATTTCTAAGCTCTGCAATACGATGAAGACCGTTACCAGCCGCGAAATCAGGAAGCGTTTTGTGCGACAATTGAAACCGTACTATGGTCGTCCGGTTTTTGGGAAGCGTGGATTTAGTGTCGTCTCGGCTGGTTGCGCCTCGTTGGATGTCCTCAAAGCTTACATAGAGGGGCAAGGCTACGATGATTGA
- a CDS encoding IS200/IS605 family element transposase accessory protein TnpB, with protein sequence MTRYRKWQSGTRQRRDAKPPALNPNSGCYPTLYKGQCYKLHGYDRIDIKVFNGTDWVWTTIEITSLRERHTVDTNKLLSPSLIFNEQKKACHLSVPFECHPPQREGEGQVVSVDLGINTTATVAVVNFDGTVTYREFIHPARDIDEVAAAAGTCVQRNGDRRDKWLKSVSKRASQTMGHGGSLQKGFCSHTYRKCRNINRQIGQIVSKRIVQIAQQFNADAIVFENLKGWKAKGGRKRSLLRQRFHGWLKGMIRDLTEMKWQEIGGKVIDVVAPPKSWLMTVVESKGRDSNNYALAKFSSGKRYNADLNGALNIAARGILQLTRRKDSEEPSIQRSRAPRLEAGLVCVTCGLVQSQVSTDTPTCPRQVG encoded by the coding sequence ATGACCCGATATCGGAAATGGCAATCGGGAACTCGTCAACGTCGGGATGCCAAACCTCCCGCCCTCAATCCCAACAGTGGCTGTTATCCGACCCTGTATAAGGGTCAGTGCTATAAACTCCATGGCTATGACCGCATCGACATCAAGGTATTTAACGGAACTGATTGGGTCTGGACTACCATTGAGATAACCAGCCTACGAGAACGGCATACCGTAGATACTAACAAGCTGCTGTCACCGTCCCTTATCTTCAATGAGCAGAAAAAAGCCTGTCATCTCTCAGTTCCATTTGAGTGTCATCCACCTCAACGGGAGGGAGAGGGTCAAGTTGTAAGTGTTGACCTGGGTATCAACACCACCGCTACTGTGGCAGTCGTGAATTTTGACGGCACTGTAACCTATCGGGAGTTTATTCACCCAGCCAGAGACATAGACGAAGTCGCCGCAGCCGCTGGAACCTGCGTCCAGCGGAACGGCGACCGTCGGGATAAGTGGCTGAAATCGGTATCTAAACGAGCCAGCCAAACGATGGGACATGGCGGAAGTCTCCAGAAAGGCTTTTGCTCTCATACCTACCGTAAATGCCGTAATATCAACCGTCAAATTGGGCAGATTGTCTCGAAGCGTATCGTGCAGATTGCCCAACAGTTCAATGCCGATGCTATTGTCTTTGAGAACCTGAAAGGATGGAAGGCTAAGGGAGGGCGAAAACGCTCCTTACTGCGCCAACGCTTTCATGGATGGCTCAAAGGGATGATTCGAGATTTGACTGAGATGAAGTGGCAAGAGATAGGCGGTAAGGTCATTGATGTCGTAGCTCCACCTAAAAGTTGGCTTATGACGGTAGTGGAGTCGAAAGGGCGAGACTCCAACAACTATGCTCTGGCTAAATTTTCCTCGGGCAAGCGATACAATGCAGACCTCAATGGGGCGCTCAATATTGCTGCACGAGGTATTCTTCAGCTCACTCGCCGAAAGGACAGCGAGGAGCCCTCGATCCAACGTTCGAGGGCTCCTCGCCTAGAAGCTGGGCTTGTTTGTGTGACCTGTGGACTCGTACAGTCTCAGGTTAGCACTGACACCCCCACCTGCCCAAGGCAGGTGGGGTGA
- a CDS encoding chlorophyll a/b-binding protein — MENQGTKFGFTEFAETWNGRLAMLGFVIGVGTELLTGQGILSQLGLM; from the coding sequence ATGGAAAATCAAGGAACTAAATTTGGTTTCACCGAATTCGCGGAAACCTGGAACGGTCGCCTCGCTATGCTTGGTTTCGTCATCGGTGTTGGTACCGAGTTACTGACCGGCCAAGGTATTCTGTCTCAATTAGGCTTAATGTAG